From Medicago truncatula cultivar Jemalong A17 chromosome 7, MtrunA17r5.0-ANR, whole genome shotgun sequence, a single genomic window includes:
- the LOC25497786 gene encoding protein FAR1-RELATED SEQUENCE 11: MENKNNDFTDFGPAEYDYGSTDVDLNDDKTYPVIVGSQGKSTENVEHNVDDDSYNNDGSHDNASDDDGCSGDYSEDDKGEDDESEGDEGDNNLDEDDVVVVGEEMVRINSLTADGIRAMEFAGVVEADDFYFKYGKCKGFYVRKSDIRCNVNDEIVMRQYVCNKQGLREKKHLSRSDRQRDHRRLTRTKCPSRLRVHYRPKKGRYVVSISEEGHNHELTPSSVVHLHPVYRKISETDKAQIDGLQSHEIRTCHIMGYMVA, translated from the exons ATGGAAAACAAGAACAATGATTTTACAGATTTTGGTCCAGCGGAATATGATTACGGTTCTACGGATGTGGATTTGAATGATGATAAAACCTATCCGGTGATTGTTGGTAGTCAAGGTAAATCTACTGAGAATGTTGAACATAATGTAGACGATGATAGTTATAATAATGATGGGAGTCATG ACAATGCAAGTGATGATGATGGTTGTTCTGGTGATTATAGTGAAGATGATAAAggtgaagatgatgaaagtGAAGGTGACGAAG GGGATAATAATTtagatgaagatgatgttgtAGTTGTTGGTGAGGAAATGGTAAGGATAAATTCATTAACTGCTGATGGAATAAGGGCAATGGAATTTGCGGGTGTTGTTGAAGCTGacgatttttattttaagtacGGTAAATGTAAAGGTTTTTATGTTAGGAAGAGTGATATTAGGTGCAATGTCAACGATGAGATTGTAATGAGGCAGTATGTATGCAACAAGCAGGGGTTAAGAGAGAAGAAGCATTTATCAAGGTCAGATAGGCAAAGAGATCACCGACGTCTCACTCGTACAAAGTGTCCATCTAGGCTCCGTGTTCACTACAGACCCAAAAAGGGTAGATATGTTGTGTCTATTTCTGAAGAGGGTCACAACCATGAACTTACTCCATCCAGTGTTGTGCATTTACACCCTGTTTATCGGAAAATATCCGAGACAGATAAAGCACAGATTGATGGTCTTCAGTCACACGAAATAAGAACTTGTCATATAATGGGATACATGGTGGCTTAG
- the LOC112416366 gene encoding uncharacterized protein, producing the protein MGADWGPVIVAVALFIVLSPGLLFQFPARFRCVEFGNMSTSGISILIHAIIYFCILTILIVAIGIHVHFN; encoded by the coding sequence ATGGGAGCTGATTGGGGGCCAGTAATTGTTGCTGTTGCTTTGTTCATTGTGTTATCACCAGGATTGCTGTTCCAATTTCCAGCAAGGTTTAGGTGTGTGGAATTTGGTAACATGAGTACTAGTGGAATTTCTATTTTGATTCAtgctattatatatttttgtatactTACCATCTTGATTGTTGCAATTGGTATTCATGTACACTTTAACTGA
- the LOC25497788 gene encoding uncharacterized protein, translating to MGADWGPVIVAVALFIVLSPGLLFQFPARIRVVEFGNMSTSGISILIHAIIYFCIFTILVIAIGIHVHFN from the coding sequence atGGGAGCTGATTGGGGACCAGTAATTGTTGCTGTTGCTTTGTTCATTGTGTTATCACCAGGATTGCTCTTCCAATTTCCAGCAAGGATTAGGGTTGTGGAATTTGGTAACATGAGCACTAGTGGAATTTCTATTTTGATTCAtgctattatatatttttgtatatttacCATCTTAGTTATTGCAATTGGTATTCATGTACACTTCAACTAA